AATTCGGGGCCATCATGCTCGCGGGCATGGCAGGCCTTGTTGCGGGATCGATGTCTATGGCCGCAGGCGAATATGTGTCGGTCTTCTCTCAGGCGGACACGGAGCGGGCGGACCTCGAACGTGAGCGGAAAGAGCTCGATACGAGCCCCGAGCACGAGCTGGCGGAACTTGCCGGCATTTACGAGGACCGCGGGCTGGAGCCCGAACTCGCCCGCGAGGTCGCCGCACAGCTTACAAAGCACGATGCGCTTGGGGCTCATGCACGCGATGAACTGGGTATCTCGACGGTCATGAGTGCCAGGCCACTGCAGGCCGCGGTCTATTCTGCGGTCAGTTTTGCCATCGGAGCTGCATTGCCGCTCGCGGTCGCGGCAGTTTTCGCGGGCGGGATGCTCATCTTAGCCGTTGCGGTCAGTTCACTGATATTCCTGGCGTTGCTTGGCGGCGTCGCGGCGAATATGGGCGGTGCGAGCGTTCTAAAAGGCGCTTGGCGTGTAATGTTTTGGGGTGCCGCCGCAATGCTTGCAACCGCTGCCGTCGGCTACGTATTCGGCACAACGGTCGGCTAGCGGCGGGCAACGTCTTCGCCGATCGTCCAGACGTTCACCGAACTGGACAAACCCAAACCTGACAGCCTTCCCGCGAGCATGACTATTGTTTCTCCGTTCTCGACGACACCTGCGTCGAGGAGAGTGTTTTCGCCTGTTTTCAGCATATCAACCGTCGCATCGGATCCCGACGCCATCAGGTCGAGCATAGTGCCTTCGCCGATCTTGTTTTCCTGCCCGGCGACGACAAGGCCCTCGTCGAACAACGGTGTGACGCCCCAGATCAATGCAAGCTGGCCGCACGAATCGCCGGACGTTGTCAGAGCGAACGTCGCGAGCCCCGAGCGGAATGACGACAGCCGCCGAGCCATCAGTCCCGATTCCGTGAAGACCGCGATCTTGTCGGTCTGCATCTCCTTTGCGGCTGCGGCTGCGGCCTTGCAAAGTGCCTGGCTCGTCCGGGCCGATGGCGGCTGCGAGAATTTTACGGGTTTCTTCAGCTGTTCCGGGCGTATCGTTTCTGCCGAGTCGATAATGCGGGCCATTGTTTCAATGGCCTCGACGGGATAATTGCCGCTTGCGGTCTCAGCAGAGAGCATCACAGCGTCGGTGCCGTCCCACACCGCATTTGCAACATCGGACGCCTCGGCACGTGTCGGGAACGGATTCTCGATCATCGACTGGAGCATCTGCGTAGCAGTGATGACAAAACGATCATTCGCCACGGCGAGTTCGATGATGCGCTTCTGATAGACGGGAACGAGTTCGACGCTGGTCTCGACGCCGAGGTCGCCGCGGGCGACCATCAGCCCGTCAGTCGCATCGATGATCTCAAGCAAGTTATCGACCGCTTCGCTTTTTTCTATCTTTGCGACGAGCAGGGCACGGCCAAGTTTCCGCTTGTTCAGCTTTTTGATCAGATCTTTGACCTCGCGGCAATCTTCCGCGGTCCTGACGAATGACAATGCGATGTAATCAACATTCTGCTCGACTGCCCATTCGAGGTCCGCTCGATCCTTTTCGGTCAATGATGGGATCGGCAATGCCGTGTTCGGCAGGTTAATGCCTTTGCGTTCGCTCAATATGCCGCCCGTCACTACACGGCAAATAACATCGCTGTCCGCGACCTCTTCTACCAAGAGTTCTATCGCTCCGTCGTCAAGCAGTATGCGTGACCCTGCGTTAACCGCCTGCGGCAAACCGGCGAAATTCGTAGAGATCTGATGAGCATCACCGGCGATGTCGCGCGTGGTAATCACAAAACGCTCGCCGGTCGTCAACAGGACCGGCTTGCCGTCAGTCAACGTGCGGGTTCTTATCTTCGGCCCCGAAAGATCTATAAGCTCCGCGATGGGCTTGCCTGCCCGCAGAGCCGCTGCACGGACGTTCTCAAGCGTCTGCTGATGCTGTTCGCGGCTTCCGTGCGACATGTTTATGCGAACCGCGTTCATTCCCGCCGCGATCATTGCGTCGAGCACCGCGGGCTCATTCGAGGCGGGGCCGATGGTCGCCAATATCTTTGCTTTTCTCATTGGTTCGATTTTAGCTCAGTAGGCTGTTCGCCCAACAACGTCGATGCGATAACTTAAGATGAACGCAACACGCCAAGCTTTTTCGAATAGCTGTGAACCGTTGCGACGAACGTAGAATGCGACCATGTCAGCGGAGAAACGGAGAGGTGTTTTCCCGTGACAGGATCGATCTGTTCGGGAAGCACGCCGGACGGAAGTGCACGCTCGGCGACCCATTCGAGCGCCGCCAATGCAGGCGCGAGGTCATCGGGCGTCTTTGCGTTTGCTATGTAATATTCTGCCAGCCACAGCGTGCAGATGATCCACGAATTCCCGGTAATGCCTTCGGATTCAAGCATATAGCCATCGCCCTCGAAGCGAGCCACGCCGCCAAAGGCCTCACGATTGATCAGCGAGCTTTCTACCGCTGCCAAGGTCCCTGCTGTCATCGCGTCGTCCGCGTCGAAACAATCAAAATAAAACACACCGAAAAGCGACGAATCTACGGTCGGGTCAGGCGTCAGTTCATCGTCACCGTTTGCCTGCAGCGACCGCAAAAAACGGCCGTGTTCTGCTGAATACAAATGTTCTCGCATTCCGCGGACGATCTCGTCTGCGGCGGCGGAAAATTCACCGGAATCATCCGCTCTGCCGAGGCCTGTCGCGATATCGGCTGCGGATCGCAATCCGGCGACGACCGCTGCACACGTGAACGTGTGCACGCCGCGGCGATCTTCCCAAAGGTTCCAACTCGGCCTTGGCAGGCCTGTTTCGGCATCGCGATATTCGGCCATGAACCTTGCGCACCGCAGTACCAGTTTGCTGTACATTTCGCCGGCGAACGACGCGTCCGGATACAGTCGAAGATGCTCGCCAAGAGCCCAGATCACGAGTGCCGTTTCGTCCTCCTGTATCGGCAGCAGTTCGCGCTTGCGGTATGGATCCCAATACGCATGCCAGCCGGAACCAACCGAACCGTCCGGATTGTATTTCTGCAAAAAGTAGCCTCGCGGGTGAACTATCCGCGCACACAGTTCGAAAAATCTCCGGCCGATGTCGGGAAATCCCGCAATGTCGGCCGCATTTGCTACGAACGCACCGTCCCGAGGCCACAGATAACTGTAATGGTCCGTCGCACGGTCGGTCACATCGTGGTCGTTCGCGGCAATGATGGCTCCGCCGTTATCGATCTGGCTGCGAACGATCAAAAGGCTTCTTGAATACAGATCTCGGACAGCACCCGACAGATCATCGGAAACTGAATTTCCATCCTTGAGCCAATCGATCCAGTGCTTCTCGGTCGAAGCAAGCAGCGACTCGGGACCTTGAGACAGAACGGATCCGTTCAACTCAGCGGCGTCGGCGTATGAAGCGGCCGCTGCGATCCAATAATAAAACTGATGTGTCCCGTATGGTTCAAGTTCAAAATGGATCGCTATCGTAGAATCAACCGAGCCTTCGGTTATCGCCCCGCCGTGCAGGCGGCCGTCTTCCGCGTCGCGCCACGTGCCTTCCTGATGGCGGAAAGCCTTGCGGCCGGTCGCGAACTCGTCAAAATGCGGATCAGTGTCGATCAGGAAATACCGATGCTTTTTGTAGTGGATCAGCGAATGGGTCTCAGGGTCAAAGAATGCGGTATCGCCGACCTTGTTCTCATAGATGCGAAAGTCATGGTGAAGAAAAAAACGGACCTCCCGCATATGATCTGAGAGGTTCGTCAACGAAAGCCTCCGCACGAAGATGTTCTTATAGGGATGAACCGCATCCGAGCAGTTAATGCGGATATCCAAGGCAGCATGCCCAAGAGTGACGTCGGTTACGAGCGAATCTGGGCGATAATTCAGGCTTCGATCCCATCCGTCCTCGTGCAGCCACGAGAACTCGCCGTCAATCCAAATGCCGCTGCGAAAAGGGAATCCTTCGCTATGATTTTCCTGCCCGACGTGCGGGAAATACACGTCGCGTATCTGATATTTATCGTCGAAATTTATCAGCAGGCTGCCGTTTCCGACGGGAATATCCCTCATATTCGCCCCTTACGGTTGGGAATTGACGGCCATTTCCACTGCTTCGTCGAGCTGCTTCTGGATCGGCGGGCTGAAGCCGATCAGCTTTGTTACCTGATTTCCTTTTCGGTCGAATACGATCGTCTGCGGGATGTCGCTGCGTTCCGCGAAAACGAATCGCGTCAGGGCGTCCTCCGGAAATGCTATCAAATAATCGATCTTCGTCGTTTCGAGGAACTTCGGTATCTTGCCGCTGTCCTCCTCGCCGCCGACGTTCAGGCCGACGATATAAAGGTTGTCGGCACCGTGCTTTTCTACAAGGGAATTCAAATGCGGGATCGCACGTTTGCAAGGTTCGCAGTAGGTTGCCCAAAAATCCAGGATCACTGCTTTGCCCTGGAAATCGCCGAGCTTATGGACCTTTTCATCGAGGTCGGTCCAGGACATGTCCCTAATCGGCTTGGTCGGCACGACCGGAAGGTTCGTCGTCGGCCTGTCGTTGATCGAGCTGGGTGCGTCCGAAACAGCGACCGGGGCGGCCGATGGCCTGCAAGCCGACAGTATGAACATCGCGAAAACAAATATCAGGAAACTCCGCATATAGTTAGATTTTAGTTTGCGGCCGCTTTTTTGTAAAAATCATCTGAGCGGTCGATCCGGCCGCGAAGTTAATGGGTATCTATCCGCAGGACATCGAAGACATCATCGCGTCGTGTATTCACAGCGGTGAGCCCGACCGTTTTGATGCCGTTGGTGTCGATGCGAACATCCGCTGCGGGTCATGGTTGCGGTTCGCTCTGCGGATCGAGGACGGCAACATCTCCGCGATCGGATACACCTCCAACGGATGCGGTTTCATGATCGCTGCGGCCGAAACGCTGTCGCGGCGTATTGACGGCTGTGCTCTATCGGAACTTCACGGTTTGGACGCTGTTCCGGTCCGGACCGAAGACGGCAAAGGCACAGCCTCTGACAGGCCGGCGTGTTCGGATGCCGCTCTTTCGGCCCTGCGAAAAGCACTTGCCGAGTATCGTGAGAAGGCCATCGCGGCCTCCGGCGATAAAGCTCTTGCCTGTACCTGTTTCAGCATTACTATTGACACCATCGAGGCCGCAGCGGCAAAAGGTGCGGACACCTTGGAGAAAGTTCAGGCGGAATGCCGTGCGGGCGGCGGCTGCGGTTCGTGCCGTATGCTGATCCAAGAGATCATCGACCGGGAAAACACGATGTTTATATTCGAATAGTTCGTTTGTGATATACTTTCTCCCTTAAGAGATGACCCGATCGATCTCCACATTTCCCGCCTGACCGACGATGGACGACCCCGCCAGTTTATTATTATTTGTTACTGAAACGACTTCGGCTCTTCCGTTCGATGCTGTTTCGACCGCGTGGAACTTTTTACTCGTCGCGGTCCTGGTCGCCGCTAACGGATTTTTTGTGGCGAGTGAATTCGCACTTGTGGCGGTAAGGCGTTCGCGGGTCGAGGCCGCCGCGGCAGAGGGTGATCCGGCAGCCCAAAAGCTGCTCGAGATGCTCAACAACATCAACGGCTACATATCCGCCACACAGTTGGGCATCACGCTGTTCTCTCTAGCACTCGGATGGTTCGGCGAGCCGGCCGTAGCCGCATTTATCCAGCCCCTCTTTCTCTGGCTGGCAGAACAAAGCGGACTCGCCGTAATAGCCTCTGGTGTCGTTCTGCACACATTCTCGCTGGTCATCTCGTTCTCGCTGGTCACGTTCTTTCTCATTGTTTTCGGCGAGCTTGCTCCCAAGACGATAGCGCTTGAAAAAACAGAGAAGATCGCCTATCTGACGGCTCCTGTACTTCGGTTATTTTATCGGATATTCATTTATCCGATCCGTTTGCTGGAATGGAGCGGCAAACAGACCGTAAGGCTTTTGGGGCTCGGCAAAATGAACACGGATCAGATCGGCTATACAGAAGAGGAGATCAAGCAATTGCTTTCCGCGTCGCTCGCGAGCGGCCACCTCAACAAAGAGGAGCACAAGCTGATCGACCAGATCTTCGAATTCTCCGATACGACCGTAAAAGAAGCTATGATCCCTCGGACAGAGATAGTCGCGATCTCTGTCAAAAGCACTCTCGACGAGATACTTGAAAAGTTCGCAGCGAGCGGCTATTCGAGGCTTCCGGTATATCGCGGATCGCTCGACGACATCGCAGGATACATTCACAGCAAGGATGTTGTCGCGTTCCTGCGTAACGCGAAGTCATTCAAGATCGAAAAGCTGATGAAAAAGCCGCATTATGTCGTCGACACGGCCCGGCTTGAGGACGTTTTGCGGCAGATGCAGGAAGAAAAATTCCATTTCGGTTTTGTTGTTGACGAACATGGCGGCGTCGAGGGCATCATTACTCTCGAGGATCTGCTGGAAGAGATCGTCGGCGATATTTCCGATGAACATGATGAAGAGGTCAACGAACAGATCGACGAACAAAAGGACGGAAGTTACCTTCTGGACGGCGGGCTCGCCGTTCGCGACCTGAACAAACGGTTGGGCCTGAGCATTCCGATCTCTGAGGCATATACGACCATCGCGGGCTTTCTGATGTCCGAATCGGGGCGAATTTTGGACGAGGGAGAGGCGGTGCCTTTTAACGGCCATACATTTCACATAGAGACGGTAGATAGACGACGCATCAAGAAGGTCCGTTTGCGGAAAAACTGATATCCTCGTTCAAATGACGAATTCGGACGTATTACGCTCGATCGCGATCACGGCCGCCGCGGTGTTGGTCGTTGCGTTCGCCGTTTTCGGAATGCGGGGAAAATACGTCGGAACTCGCGAAGGAAAGGCTGACGAGAATTATCTGCAGTCAACGGATTGCCGCGTCTGTCACGAGGAACACTATACGAGCTGGCGCCGGACGCACCACAGCCGCATGACGCAGGAGGCCGGCGGCGAAACGGTGCAGGGCGATTTTGAAAGAGAGAATACTTTGGAGTATTTAGGCGTCAAAGCAAAGATGACACGCGATGCGGAGGGATTCTATTTTGAACTCACGAATCCCGACGGCAGCCGTGAAAAACACAAGATCGAGCGCACGGTCGGCTCACGCCGCATCGAACAGTACCTGATAAAGAACAACGGACAGTATTATCGCTTTCCCATCGCCTACGACCTGATGAACCGCCGCTGGATGAGCCTGAACGGATCGTTCTTTTATCCCGACAGCGACAATTTCGATCAGCACCTCGCGCAATGGGACGTGAACTGCGTTTTTTGCCACAACGTCAAAGCACAGCCGAATTTCGATTTTCGGACCCGTCTGGCAAAAACTGAGGTTTCCGAACTCGGCATCGCATGCGGTGCTTGTCATGCACAGGGTGCCGAACATGCGGAACTCGCCGCCAATCCGCTGCGGCGCAATCTATGGCGTTTTGGCGGCGGCGACGAGAAAAAGATCGTCGATCCGCTCGGAATTGATACCGACCGATCGATGATGATCTGCGGGCATTGCCACGGCCAGCGAATGCCCGAACCGCAGACTCGCATTCGCGAGATCTTGACCAAAGGAGATCCTTTCGACGCGGGCGACGACCTCTCGAAATACTACAAACCAATTCACGCAGATTCGAAATTGGGCGAAATGACCTTTGAGACCCGCTTTTGGCCGGACGGTTCGCCGCGGCTGACAGCGTACGAATATCAGGGGCTGAAGGCATCGCCCTGCTTTACAAAAGGAAAAGCCGGTGCACGCATCAATTGCCTCTCATGCCATACGATGCACGGCGGCGACGTGAAAGGCCAGATCACGGACGAGATGCGGACGAATCTTGCATGCACACAGTGCCACACCGAATACAAGGCTCCGGAAGCGGTCGCGAAACATACAAAACACGAAGCCGATTCCGCGGGCAGCAGCTGCTATGCCTGCCATATGCCAAAGGTCGTTTACGGTGTCCAGACTTTTCACCCGACGCATCAGATATCGGTCCCGCGGCCCGAGATGACCGCTGAGAAAGGCGTCCCGAACGCGTGCAGTCAATGCCACGTGGATAAGTCGCTGAACTGGGCGATCAACAGCTCGAAGGAAATGTGGCCGGAGTATTTCAAAGACGCGAAGCCATCGTCAAACGGAGAATTCGACCGCCCCGAAACGATCCGAGGCCTTTTTGCCGGCGATGCGCTGACAAGGGCGATGATGGCAGACGCACTGCTGCGTCATGGGAACAGCGATATTGCGGCTCCTTTTCTGCTGGAGTCGTTCTCGACCGACAATTATCCGATAGTCCGCTATTTCGCGGCGAACGGGCTCTCGGCTTGGTTTCCCGCGGTGACGCGGCCGGATTACCTGCTATTTGCTGATGACCGAAAGCCGGTCGTCGAGGAATGGCGGCGGCGTTTTAGCGCAGAACGAGTTCGCGAGACAGAACAAGCTGCGGCGGCATTGCGTGCGGTACGAAAAAACGTCGATCTGGAGGTCGGGGAATAATGGCGAAAGAAAGAGTAGAAGCCCCGCCGATCAATGAAACCTCCGCCCTGAAACAGGCGTGGATCAGCATTGCTGTATGGATGACGCTCGGCCTGCTGCTCGAAGGGCTGTTGGCGTTTCGCTCGCCGGCATACCTGCAGGACGAGGTCCGTCGCGAGATGTTCCGGCTCGCACATTCGCACGGCGGCGTTCTCAATCTTCTCCTGCTTGCCGCTGCATTTTATATACGGATCTATTCTCCGAAGTTCCCGAAGGCCGCTATGCTCGCACTTCGGTTGGGCGTTGTACTGATGCCGGTCGGGTTCCTGTTGGGCGGCGTCTGGCACTCTGACAGCGATCCGGGGCCGGGCGTGTTCCTCGCTCCCTTAGGCGGTTTGATGATAATCTTTGGTGTGGTTTCTGTTGCCGTTTCGGCATTTTCAAAAGAATGATAAAGATCGCGGGGGCGTTCAAATTTTCATTTACGGGGCTGAGATCGGCCATTCTTGGCGTTGTAATGCTTTGGGCGGCGGGCTGCGGCAGCCCGGCGGAACAGCCGAAGATCGAAAAGGATAATTGGCCGAATTCTGAAAAGGTGGCCGGCAAAAGCGAAGGGCTTTCGCGTGTTTCGGGCATTGCATTGTTCGATGACGCGATATTTCTGACCATGGGCGGGACGATCGCGGACAAGATGGACGGCACTAACGGTGTCCGGCGGATCGATCTTAGAACAAGGGAAATAACCAAGATCGACGACGGCGAAAAGTTCCCGCAGACCGATGCAGGTGCGCTTATTCACGATGACAAATTCATCTATTGGAACGCCGGCGGTGCGATGCAGCGATACGCGGTCGATGGATCGGTGCGTGACGAGATAGTTACGTCAAATATCGGACTTGGGGCTGACAAGGTGTTGGCAAACAACCGAATTTATTGGGTGAATCACGGCTACTATACGCCCGACGAACCTGTTCGCCCGTCGGATATATTTTCCGCTCCCATCGAAGGCGGCAAGCCCGAGATCTTTGCCGCGAAACAACTGCTCGCCGCAAATGCGGCGTCTGACGGCGAATACCTCTATTGGACGTCAAGGTCCGGGATCGCGCGAAAGCCGCTCAAAGGCGGCGGTATCACGATAATTTTGAAAGCGGCTGAAAATGAGGGTTTTGACCACCTAATCATCAGCGGAGGACGCATTTATTTTAGCCATCGTGCGGGCGACAACGCGAATTGGCAGCTGCGGAGCGTCGGTAAAGAGGGTAGCGAACCCGTCACGATGGTTGAGAGCATAGCGAACCTTCCGTTCGCCGCGGACGGCGCGAACGTCTATTATTTTGCAAACGAGGGAATGGCGCTTTACAGCCTTTTCCGCATTTCAATGTCCGGCGGTGAGCCCGTTAAGATGGATACGGGTTATACTAACGGCGAGATCGCACTGTCGGCCACGCACATTTACGTCGTTACGCTCGACGATATTTTCAGGATCGCAAAGAACAAGTAAATTAAGGAACAATTTTAATAATGAGCTATATCGATCAGGTTTGGGCAAGAGAGATAATGGACAGCCGCGGCAATCCGACCATCGAGGCCGAGGTGATACTTGAGGACGGCACGTCGGGACGCGCAGCGGTGCCGAGCGGTGCTTCGACAGGCGAGAATGAGGCGGTTGAGCTCCGCGACGGCGACAAAGCCCGCTATTTGGGCAAAGGCGTGCTGAACGCCGTAAACAACGTGAACGAGGTGATCGGCCGCGAACTCGAAGGCCTCGATTCGCTCGATCAGACCGAGGTTGACGGGACAATGATCGAGCTTGACGGCACGGAAAACAAGTCGAAACTTGGAGCGAATGCTATTCTCGCCGTATCGCTCGCTAATGCACGCGCCGCAGCGACGTATCAGGGAATGCCGCTCTATCGCTACATCGGCGGTGCGAACGCGAAAACGCTTCCGGTGCCGATGATGAACATCCTGAACGGCGGAGCACACGCGGACAACAACGTGGATTTTCAGGAATTCATGGTAATGCCGGTCGGAGCGGAAAGTTTCGGAGAGGCACTGCGGTGCGGTGCCGAGATTTTTCACAATCTGAAAGGAGTGCTGAAAAGCCGCGGCTATTCGACCGCCGTCGGCGACGAAGGCGGTTTTGCACCGAACCTCAAATCGAACGACGAGGCCGTCGAAACGATCTTGGAGGCCATCGAAGAGTCCGGATATACCGCCGGCGACGACGTAATGATCGCACTCGATCCGGCGTCAAGTGAATTCTACCGCGACGGGAAATACGTCTTTCACAAAAGCGACAACCGCGAGCTTTCGTCGGCCGAAATGGCAGCATATTGGGCAGATTGGTGCGACAAGTATCCGATAATCTCGATCGAGGACGGCATGGCAGAGAACGATTGGGACGGCTGGAAAGAGCTTACGCGGCTGGTAGGCGACAGGGTGCAGCTCGTCGGCGACGACCTTTTTGTGACCAACGTCAAGTTCCTGCAAAAAGGGATCGACGAAGGTGCAGCGAACTCGATCCTGATCAAGGTAAATCAGATCGGGACGCTCACAGAAACGCTTGACGCCATTGAACTTGCAAGAACGAACAACATGACCGCGGTTATTTCGCACCGAAGCGGCGAGACGGAAGATTCTTTCATCGCAGACCTTGCGGTCGCGACGAACGCCGGCCAGATAAAGACCGGCAGCCTTTGCCGCAGTGACCGCATTGCGAAATATAATCAACTGCTGCGTATCGAGGAAGACCTCGGCGACTACGCACGCTATCCCGGCCGTGCGGCCTTTTATCAGATCTCGTAGGTGCGGAGTATGACAACTGCCGAAAAACGCCCGATAGTTCTGGCCATCCTTGATGGTTGGGGCTATGCCCCGCGAACAGGTGCCAACGCCATCGCAGGAGCCCACACACCTTATTACGATGAGATATGCCGGCGTTTTCCTATGACAACGCTTTCAGCCGTTGACGGCGAATCGGGCGACTCTGCCGCAGGCGATCCGGAACTTGGACATTTGAAGATCGGCACGGGACGCGAAGTACGAACCGAGGCCGCGATGATCCACGACGCCATCGTTTCGGGAGAATTCGAGAAAAACGCTGTCCTGACCCGCATGTTCGCCAAGGCGAAAGAAGGCAGGAATTCGGTTCATCTGATCGGCCTGCTGAGCGACAGCGGAGTGCATTCAAGTCCTGAAAATCTCTTTGCATTGCTGCGGATGGCGAAGTCATTCGGCCTCGATGACGTGAACATTCACTGCATCCTCGACGGCCTCGACGTTGCTCCGCGTACCGCCGACATCTACCTCGAAGCTCTTGAGATCAAGCTCGCCGATATCGGTGTCGGAAAGATCGCGTCGATGTGCGGACGGTTTTTCGGTATGGACACGGGCGAGAATTGGGAGCGAACGGCTCGTGCATTCACGATGCTCGTCCACGGCGAGGGCGAACGTGCGACAGATGCCGTCGCTGCCGTGCGTAACTCGTTCCTTCGGGGTATTTCTGACGAATTCATCGCTCCGATAGTCATGGAAAGGGCACCCGACATCCCTGTGGCACGGGTCAAGAATGGCGATCTCGTCATCTTCTTTAATCACCGCGGCGACGGTATGAAGCAGCTCGTCCGTTCGCTCTGTATGCCGGGCGGTGCGAATACTGCAAAGCCTATCGTCGAGACTGTTTGCCTGACCGACTATGAAAGTTCATTCAATCTGCCCTCAGCATTTCGTCAGGAGCCTTTCAAACGCTCACTTTCCGAGATATTGACAGAAGAGCATATTCCTATCAAAAAGATCACCGAACCGGCCCGTCAGGAACATCTCGCCGGCATTTTTGACGGCCGCAATGACTTTTCTGACAGACTTGAACAGGAGCTGATCGTCCTCGGGAACGGAGGCCGCGAAACATACCCCGAATCGCAGAGCTTTAAGATCGTCGATCGATTCCGACGCGAGATCGAGACGGAGAAGAAAGGGGTCTATATCGTAAATCTTCCGGCGGCAGGACTTGCCGCCGAGTCCGGCGATGTAGGAACGACGGTCGCGGCGATCCAGTTCGTCGATACGTGTCTTGGCGGCATTTGGGAAAAGACCGAGGAACTCGGCGGAACACTGCTCGTCACGTCTTCTTATGGCATTTGTGAGGAAATGGCTGCGGAAAGGGACGAACAGAGACACAAACCGACAATGAATCCGGTTCCTTTTCATTTGGTTTCCGGTGACGCGTCGGGCGCTCAGCTTGCCGAGGGGCGAACGCTTGCCGATATAGCGCCGACGATCCTCTCGATGCTCGGCATCGATAAACCGATAGATATGACAGGCTCGGATCTGCGTTTGATCTGATCAATTCACACCGTTGGAACCAAAGAACATTCTTGTACTGCATTTCGGCCAGCTTGGCGATGTGATACTCGGTTTGCCTGCACTTGCCGCCATCCGCGAACGCTTTCCCAACGCTCAAATTAC
This sequence is a window from Acidobacteriota bacterium. Protein-coding genes within it:
- a CDS encoding VIT family protein, with protein sequence MRHREYHRTDRIGWLRAAVLGANDGIVSTASLIIGVAAAQAEFGAIMLAGMAGLVAGSMSMAAGEYVSVFSQADTERADLERERKELDTSPEHELAELAGIYEDRGLEPELAREVAAQLTKHDALGAHARDELGISTVMSARPLQAAVYSAVSFAIGAALPLAVAAVFAGGMLILAVAVSSLIFLALLGGVAANMGGASVLKGAWRVMFWGAAAMLATAAVGYVFGTTVG
- the pyk gene encoding pyruvate kinase; the encoded protein is MRKAKILATIGPASNEPAVLDAMIAAGMNAVRINMSHGSREQHQQTLENVRAAALRAGKPIAELIDLSGPKIRTRTLTDGKPVLLTTGERFVITTRDIAGDAHQISTNFAGLPQAVNAGSRILLDDGAIELLVEEVADSDVICRVVTGGILSERKGINLPNTALPIPSLTEKDRADLEWAVEQNVDYIALSFVRTAEDCREVKDLIKKLNKRKLGRALLVAKIEKSEAVDNLLEIIDATDGLMVARGDLGVETSVELVPVYQKRIIELAVANDRFVITATQMLQSMIENPFPTRAEASDVANAVWDGTDAVMLSAETASGNYPVEAIETMARIIDSAETIRPEQLKKPVKFSQPPSARTSQALCKAAAAAAKEMQTDKIAVFTESGLMARRLSSFRSGLATFALTTSGDSCGQLALIWGVTPLFDEGLVVAGQENKIGEGTMLDLMASGSDATVDMLKTGENTLLDAGVVENGETIVMLAGRLSGLGLSSSVNVWTIGEDVARR
- a CDS encoding glycoside hydrolase family 15 protein, translating into MRDIPVGNGSLLINFDDKYQIRDVYFPHVGQENHSEGFPFRSGIWIDGEFSWLHEDGWDRSLNYRPDSLVTDVTLGHAALDIRINCSDAVHPYKNIFVRRLSLTNLSDHMREVRFFLHHDFRIYENKVGDTAFFDPETHSLIHYKKHRYFLIDTDPHFDEFATGRKAFRHQEGTWRDAEDGRLHGGAITEGSVDSTIAIHFELEPYGTHQFYYWIAAAASYADAAELNGSVLSQGPESLLASTEKHWIDWLKDGNSVSDDLSGAVRDLYSRSLLIVRSQIDNGGAIIAANDHDVTDRATDHYSYLWPRDGAFVANAADIAGFPDIGRRFFELCARIVHPRGYFLQKYNPDGSVGSGWHAYWDPYRKRELLPIQEDETALVIWALGEHLRLYPDASFAGEMYSKLVLRCARFMAEYRDAETGLPRPSWNLWEDRRGVHTFTCAAVVAGLRSAADIATGLGRADDSGEFSAAADEIVRGMREHLYSAEHGRFLRSLQANGDDELTPDPTVDSSLFGVFYFDCFDADDAMTAGTLAAVESSLINREAFGGVARFEGDGYMLESEGITGNSWIICTLWLAEYYIANAKTPDDLAPALAALEWVAERALPSGVLPEQIDPVTGKHLSVSPLTWSHSTFVATVHSYSKKLGVLRSS
- a CDS encoding TlpA family protein disulfide reductase; the protein is MRSFLIFVFAMFILSACRPSAAPVAVSDAPSSINDRPTTNLPVVPTKPIRDMSWTDLDEKVHKLGDFQGKAVILDFWATYCEPCKRAIPHLNSLVEKHGADNLYIVGLNVGGEEDSGKIPKFLETTKIDYLIAFPEDALTRFVFAERSDIPQTIVFDRKGNQVTKLIGFSPPIQKQLDEAVEMAVNSQP
- a CDS encoding (2Fe-2S)-binding protein gives rise to the protein MGIYPQDIEDIIASCIHSGEPDRFDAVGVDANIRCGSWLRFALRIEDGNISAIGYTSNGCGFMIAAAETLSRRIDGCALSELHGLDAVPVRTEDGKGTASDRPACSDAALSALRKALAEYREKAIAASGDKALACTCFSITIDTIEAAAAKGADTLEKVQAECRAGGGCGSCRMLIQEIIDRENTMFIFE
- a CDS encoding HlyC/CorC family transporter; this encodes MDDPASLLLFVTETTSALPFDAVSTAWNFLLVAVLVAANGFFVASEFALVAVRRSRVEAAAAEGDPAAQKLLEMLNNINGYISATQLGITLFSLALGWFGEPAVAAFIQPLFLWLAEQSGLAVIASGVVLHTFSLVISFSLVTFFLIVFGELAPKTIALEKTEKIAYLTAPVLRLFYRIFIYPIRLLEWSGKQTVRLLGLGKMNTDQIGYTEEEIKQLLSASLASGHLNKEEHKLIDQIFEFSDTTVKEAMIPRTEIVAISVKSTLDEILEKFAASGYSRLPVYRGSLDDIAGYIHSKDVVAFLRNAKSFKIEKLMKKPHYVVDTARLEDVLRQMQEEKFHFGFVVDEHGGVEGIITLEDLLEEIVGDISDEHDEEVNEQIDEQKDGSYLLDGGLAVRDLNKRLGLSIPISEAYTTIAGFLMSESGRILDEGEAVPFNGHTFHIETVDRRRIKKVRLRKN
- the eno gene encoding phosphopyruvate hydratase encodes the protein MSYIDQVWAREIMDSRGNPTIEAEVILEDGTSGRAAVPSGASTGENEAVELRDGDKARYLGKGVLNAVNNVNEVIGRELEGLDSLDQTEVDGTMIELDGTENKSKLGANAILAVSLANARAAATYQGMPLYRYIGGANAKTLPVPMMNILNGGAHADNNVDFQEFMVMPVGAESFGEALRCGAEIFHNLKGVLKSRGYSTAVGDEGGFAPNLKSNDEAVETILEAIEESGYTAGDDVMIALDPASSEFYRDGKYVFHKSDNRELSSAEMAAYWADWCDKYPIISIEDGMAENDWDGWKELTRLVGDRVQLVGDDLFVTNVKFLQKGIDEGAANSILIKVNQIGTLTETLDAIELARTNNMTAVISHRSGETEDSFIADLAVATNAGQIKTGSLCRSDRIAKYNQLLRIEEDLGDYARYPGRAAFYQIS